The sequence CGTGCCCTACTATGTGGTGTTTGACCCCCTACGCCAAATTCAAACCGAGGGGGATATGAACGGGGCGCTGTTGCGGGTATGGATGATCGCCGCTGGGCGCTACACAGAAATAACGCCCCCAGAAGGGATCAACACTGTAGGCCAATCAGTTTGGCTAGAGACTATTGGCATCGGCTTGACCCTCTGGGAAGGTACCTATGAGGAAACGATTCCCCGGTTGTGGTTGCGGTGGTGCAATGCTGATGGCCAGGTGATTGCAACCGGAGCCGAAGGCCAGGAAATCCAGCGCCAGCGAGCTGAAGCAGAATACCAGCGAGCTGAGGCAGAACGCCAGCGGGCTGAGGCAGAACATCAGCGGGCTGAGGCAGAACATCAGCGGGCTGAAGCAGAACGCCAGCGGGCTGATCGCCTTGCTGCTCAGTTACGCGCTTTAGGCATTAACCCAGATGATGCCTGAGTACTGCACATGACCAAGGAACATCCCGCCGCATATTAAGATAACTGTCTAGTGCATTTAGTGTAGTTGTCATGCAAGATGTGTCCTGGCTCGATCGAGGCGTTAGTGAAATTTTTCCCCACCATCCGACTTCCCAAAACCCAGATGAGAATCTAGTACAACGGATCCAGCAGGCAAAGCGTCCGTTGCGGATTAAGTTTGGTATTGACCCGACAGGCAGTGAAATTCATCTTGGCCATAGCACTATCTTTCGCAAACTCCGAGCCTTTCAGGATGCAGGGCACAAAGCTGTGCTCATCATTGGCGACTTTACAGCTCAGATTGGTGATCCTACTGGCAAGTCAGAGGTGCGCAAGCAGCTAACCAGGGAAGAAGTGCAGAAAAATGCTGAGACCTATCTAGAGCAAGTGCGTCCGATCTTAGACTTTGACACTCCTGATCGCCTAGAAGTTCGCTACAACTCCGAATGGTTATCTAAGTTAGATCTTAGCGACATCCTAGATCTGTTAGCTACCATGACAGTTGGCCAGATGTTGGCCAAGGAAGGGTTTGCTGAGCGTTACCACCAGGGCAATCCAGTATACTTGCACGAGTTTCTCTATCCACTGATGCAGGGCTATGACTCTGTAGCTGTAGAAGCTGATGTCGAATTAGGCGGCACTGACCAAAAGTTCAACCTAACTGTTGGGCGAGACTTGCAACGACACTTCGGACAACCAGCCCAGTTTGGCTTACTGATGCCGATTTTGCCAGGGACAGATGGTGTGCAAAAAATGTCTAAGTCCTTAGGCAATTACGTAGGGTTACGCGAGGATGCCCTAAGCATGTATTCTAAACTAGAGAAGATCCCTGACAGTGCTA comes from Cyanobacteriota bacterium and encodes:
- the tyrS gene encoding tyrosine--tRNA ligase, with the translated sequence MQDVSWLDRGVSEIFPHHPTSQNPDENLVQRIQQAKRPLRIKFGIDPTGSEIHLGHSTIFRKLRAFQDAGHKAVLIIGDFTAQIGDPTGKSEVRKQLTREEVQKNAETYLEQVRPILDFDTPDRLEVRYNSEWLSKLDLSDILDLLATMTVGQMLAKEGFAERYHQGNPVYLHEFLYPLMQGYDSVAVEADVELGGTDQKFNLTVGRDLQRHFGQPAQFGLLMPILPGTDGVQKMSKSLGNYVGLREDALSMYSKLEKIPDSAIHQYFELLTDRPLDSLPQNPRDRQKLLALDIVTQYHGEAAALEAQAAAIALVQGGGTATDAVPEFSLAGLQFPAKLFYILSASKLCGGSSDARRQIQGGAVRLDGEKITNADTSFDSPDLLHGKVLQVGKTKFVRLVS